One genomic region from Anomaloglossus baeobatrachus isolate aAnoBae1 chromosome 5 unlocalized genomic scaffold, aAnoBae1.hap1 SUPER_5_unloc_1, whole genome shotgun sequence encodes:
- the LOC142258741 gene encoding oocyte zinc finger protein XlCOF8.4-like, whose product MDMDRDKMAERILHLTLEILFRLTGEDYTVVKKTSSERCQAPVSEGWRRPLSPITGPPPHPPIHEDINDQKILELTYKMIELLTGEVPIRCKDVTVYFSMEEWEYLEGHRDVYKDVMMEVPRPLTSPVLSSKRTTPERCPRPLLPQDCKQEDPDVSQDHQGEDLTYINTTETYVRGDERSKEEIPTDNRPDECTRRIEAQLTSSIFQSHDLDITQDITEVNATIPDIPSSPHSKDLSSVSFKQVLLSDSSQAIKKNKSHKRGIQNQNVLTAKKQFSTSEYRKIHKKINTGERRFSSESVSYQKTHTEEKPFSCSECRKCFTRKSTCFEHQRTHTGEKPFSCSECGRCFARKSNLVAHQRIHTGEKHFSCSECGRCFALKSNLVAHQRIHTGEKRFSCSECGQCCATKSHLVRHQRIHTGEKPFSCPECGKCFADQTNLVIHYRTHTGEKPFSCSECGICFAHKSYLVTHQRSHTGQKPY is encoded by the exons atggatatggacagggacaagatggcggagaggatattacacctcaccctagagatcctcttccggcttactggagag gattacacagtagtgaagaagacctctagtgagcgctgtcaggcccctgtgtctgagggatggcgaagacccctgagcccaatcacggggcctccacctcaccccccgatacatgaggacatcaatgaccagaagatcctagaactcacctacaagatgattgagctgctgactggagag gttcctataaggtgtaaggacgtcaccgtctatttctccatggaggagtgggagtatttagaaggacacagagatgtgtacaaggacgtcatgatggaggttccccggcccctcacatcaccag ttctatccagtaagaggacaacaccagagagatgtccccgtcctcttctcccacaggactgtaaacaagaagaccccgatgtttctcaggatcatcag ggggaagatctgacttatattaatactacagagacatatgtgaggggtgatgagcggagtaaagaggagattcctacagataaccgcccag ATGAGTGTACCAGGAGAatagaggcacaactgacatcttcaatttttcaATCAcatgaccttgatatcacacaagatataactgaagtgaatgccactattccagatataccatcatccccccacagcaaagatctatcatcagtttcttttaaacaagtcctactttctgattcatcacaggctattaagaaaaataaatctCACAAAAGAGGCATTCAAAATCAAAATGTTCTTACAGCAAAGAAGCAGTTTTCAACTTCAGAATatcgaaaaatccataaaaaaattaACACAGGAGAGAGAAGATTTTCTTCAGAGTCTGTTAGTTACCAGAAAACACATACagaggagaagcctttttcatgttcagaatgtaggaaatgttttacaCGTAAATCAACATGTTTTGAACATCagcgaactcacacaggggagaagcctttttcatgttcagaatgtggaagatgttttgcccgtaaatcaaatcttgttgcacatcagagaattcacacaggggagaagcatttttcttgttcagaatgtggaagatgttttgcacttaaatcaaatcttgttgcacatcagagaattcacacaggggaaaagcgtttttcatgttcagaatgtgggcaatgttgtgcaactaaatcacatcttgttagacatcagagaattcacacaggggagaagcctttttcatgtcctgaatgtgggaaatgttttgcagatcaaacaaatcttgttatacattatagaactcacacaggggagaagcctttttcatgttcagaatgtgggatatgttttgcacataaatcataTCTGGTtacacatcaaagatctcacacagggcagaagccatattaa